Proteins from a single region of Belliella baltica DSM 15883:
- a CDS encoding DNA topoisomerase, whose product MKAIIAEKPSVAREIASLLGASEKKDGYLTGNGYCVTWAFGHLIGLGMPEDYGISGFQKASLPILPNPFLLIVRKVKKDKSYVADTGALKQLKIIEQVFNQCDSIIVATDAGREGELIFRYIYEYLKCNKPFQRLWISSLTEKAIKQGFDNLKNGKEFVGLYQSAQGRSRADWLVGINATQALSIVAGNGIYSLGRVQTPTLALICKRYLDNKKFSIKKYYQIQLLHHKEMIGFKSLSTTKWDDKKLADDALRTIERNGNTATVTSVEIKSVTEQPPLLFDLTGLQKEANKKLNLSAEETLNIAQSLYEKKFITYPRTGSKYIPEDMWAEIPNLVRALQDRENCKQALSKIKWGRFNKRIVNDLRVTDHHALLITEKIPSALNAKENAVYDMIAFRLLEAISQACTKEITDVALQAIHYDFTAKGCKITEPGWRSIKGSFADDDTEPLQDLPELKKGDELKIKEASVLEKQTKPPALYTEAGLLSAMETAGNGIENEEERKALQNIGIGTPATRASIIETLFTRNYIQREKKSLIPTEKGLQVYELVKDQKIADVAMTAEWELALQNTF is encoded by the coding sequence ATGAAAGCAATAATTGCAGAAAAACCAAGCGTAGCAAGAGAAATAGCCAGCTTGTTGGGTGCTTCCGAAAAAAAGGATGGATACCTGACAGGCAACGGCTATTGTGTTACGTGGGCATTTGGACACCTAATTGGATTAGGAATGCCCGAAGATTACGGAATATCAGGTTTTCAGAAAGCCTCGCTTCCGATACTTCCCAACCCATTTTTATTAATCGTTCGTAAAGTAAAAAAGGACAAAAGTTATGTAGCTGATACGGGTGCATTAAAGCAATTGAAAATAATTGAGCAAGTATTTAATCAATGTGATAGCATAATTGTAGCTACTGATGCAGGTCGTGAAGGCGAACTCATCTTTCGGTACATTTATGAATACCTCAAATGCAACAAACCTTTTCAAAGATTATGGATAAGTTCACTTACTGAAAAGGCGATTAAACAAGGCTTTGATAACCTGAAAAACGGAAAGGAATTTGTCGGATTGTATCAATCTGCACAAGGCAGAAGCCGTGCCGATTGGCTTGTAGGAATTAATGCTACGCAGGCATTGAGCATTGTTGCAGGAAATGGGATTTATTCGCTCGGAAGAGTACAAACACCAACACTTGCCTTGATTTGCAAACGTTATCTCGACAACAAAAAATTCTCAATAAAGAAATATTATCAGATACAATTGTTGCATCACAAAGAAATGATTGGTTTTAAAAGTCTTTCCACAACCAAATGGGATGATAAAAAGCTGGCAGACGATGCATTGAGAACTATCGAAAGAAACGGAAATACTGCAACGGTTACATCCGTAGAAATCAAAAGCGTAACGGAACAACCGCCTTTGCTTTTTGACTTGACAGGCTTGCAAAAAGAAGCCAATAAAAAGCTGAACCTTTCTGCCGAAGAAACGCTGAACATTGCTCAAAGCCTTTACGAAAAGAAATTCATCACTTATCCTCGTACCGGAAGCAAATATATTCCCGAAGATATGTGGGCTGAAATCCCCAATCTTGTAAGAGCGTTACAAGACAGGGAAAATTGTAAACAAGCCTTGTCTAAAATAAAATGGGGACGTTTCAATAAACGCATCGTGAACGATTTGCGTGTAACCGACCATCACGCATTATTGATTACCGAAAAAATTCCATCAGCATTAAATGCAAAAGAAAATGCAGTTTACGATATGATTGCTTTTCGACTGCTGGAAGCGATTTCTCAAGCTTGTACGAAAGAGATTACCGACGTTGCTTTACAAGCTATACATTATGATTTTACTGCAAAAGGTTGTAAGATAACCGAACCAGGTTGGCGCTCGATAAAAGGAAGTTTCGCAGATGATGACACCGAACCTTTGCAGGATTTACCCGAACTGAAAAAGGGCGATGAACTTAAAATAAAAGAAGCCTCCGTTTTGGAAAAACAAACTAAACCGCCTGCATTATATACTGAAGCTGGGCTTTTATCAGCTATGGAAACTGCCGGAAACGGGATAGAAAATGAAGAAGAACGTAAAGCTTTGCAAAATATTGGTATTGGCACACCTGCAACACGAGCATCAATAATTGAAACACTATTTACTCGAAATTATATCCAACGGGAAAAGAAATCTTTAATCCCGACTGAAAAAGGATTGCAGGTTTATGAATTGGTCAAAGACCAAAAAATTGCTGACGTAGCAATGACTGCCGAATGGGAATTAGCCTTGCAAAATACCTTTTAA
- a CDS encoding DUF3945 domain-containing protein produces MCQPISVHDRTAVTRMDARLSLQHNDEGKVVVAIHGIRKEPNLNFEFFGHKFTDEDKKNLLDAGNMGRVVDLKNPKTGETIPSIISVDRLTNELIALKIEYIKIPDEIKGVKLNDEQKQTLMDGKPLHLEGMISKKGTDFEATVQFNADKRYVEFLFDRGNSNQQTQSNGQNNQQNNSQEVPRTFRGKELDNEQYDKFKDGQTIYISGLTDKQGKPYQGYITLNKETNKTNFSFQNPDKLKEQVKPTEAHKTQTAVNSDGKTNEATKNIKEPLQPKQQTPKDKKQQEQQEKPQAPAKSKGRKM; encoded by the coding sequence TTGTGTCAACCTATTTCAGTACACGACCGCACTGCCGTTACCCGAATGGATGCCCGTCTTTCCTTGCAACACAATGACGAAGGTAAGGTAGTGGTCGCCATACACGGTATCCGTAAAGAACCTAACTTAAACTTTGAGTTTTTTGGACACAAGTTTACTGATGAAGACAAGAAAAACTTACTCGATGCAGGAAATATGGGACGTGTGGTTGATTTGAAAAACCCCAAAACAGGCGAAACCATTCCGTCAATTATTAGTGTGGATAGGTTAACCAATGAATTGATTGCACTGAAAATAGAATACATAAAAATACCCGATGAAATAAAAGGGGTAAAACTGAATGATGAGCAAAAACAAACTTTAATGGACGGCAAACCACTTCATTTAGAGGGAATGATTTCTAAAAAGGGAACTGATTTTGAAGCTACGGTTCAGTTCAATGCAGACAAACGCTATGTTGAATTTCTGTTCGATAGAGGCAATTCCAATCAGCAAACGCAAAGCAACGGACAAAATAATCAGCAAAATAATTCGCAGGAAGTTCCGAGAACTTTTAGAGGTAAGGAATTGGATAATGAGCAATATGATAAGTTCAAAGACGGTCAGACTATTTACATCAGTGGCTTGACAGACAAGCAAGGTAAGCCGTACCAAGGTTATATCACTTTGAATAAGGAAACCAACAAAACCAATTTTTCTTTTCAAAATCCCGATAAGCTTAAAGAACAGGTGAAACCTACTGAAGCTCATAAAACGCAAACTGCGGTTAATTCGGATGGTAAAACCAATGAAGCAACAAAGAATATCAAAGAGCCTTTGCAACCGAAACAACAAACGCCAAAAGATAAAAAACAGCAAGAGCAACAGGAAAAACCTCAAGCACCTGCTAAATCTAAAGGCAGAAAAATGTAG
- a CDS encoding cation transporter, protein MEKTIFNITKMDCPSEEQLIRMKLQDFDTVKGLEFDIANRKLDVYHDGNPEPIFLALGTLNLNTTLVSTEKSNFVVETDTSNKQRKLLWIVLIINFLFFGLEMLFGIFSGSMGLIADSLDMLADSVVYALALIAVGGTIALKKNIARFAGYFQVLLAIIGFVEVIRRFMGIEAMPDFKTMIVVSVLALIANVFCLYLLQKNKSKEAHMQASMIFTSNDVIINSGVIVAGLLVNWLNSSYPDLIIGAIVFVIVARGAYRILKLAK, encoded by the coding sequence ATGGAAAAAACCATATTCAATATAACTAAAATGGATTGCCCAAGCGAGGAGCAATTAATCCGTATGAAACTGCAAGACTTTGATACGGTAAAAGGATTGGAATTTGATATAGCCAATAGAAAATTAGACGTTTATCACGATGGAAACCCAGAGCCAATTTTTTTGGCTTTGGGAACACTGAACCTAAATACGACATTGGTTTCAACTGAAAAAAGCAATTTTGTTGTTGAAACAGATACAAGCAACAAGCAACGGAAATTACTTTGGATCGTGTTGATTATCAACTTCCTGTTCTTTGGATTGGAAATGTTATTCGGTATTTTTTCAGGTTCAATGGGATTGATAGCCGATAGCTTGGATATGCTTGCAGACAGTGTCGTTTACGCATTGGCATTAATCGCTGTTGGTGGAACAATCGCCCTAAAAAAGAACATCGCCAGATTTGCAGGATACTTCCAAGTCTTACTGGCTATTATAGGTTTCGTTGAAGTGATCAGGCGTTTTATGGGAATTGAAGCTATGCCCGATTTCAAAACAATGATTGTCGTTTCAGTTTTAGCATTGATTGCAAACGTATTTTGCCTTTATCTCTTACAAAAGAACAAAAGTAAAGAAGCGCATATGCAGGCTTCGATGATATTCACATCAAATGATGTCATTATCAATTCGGGAGTTATTGTTGCTGGTCTTTTAGTTAATTGGCTCAATTCAAGTTATCCTGATTTGATTATTGGGGCTATTGTATTTGTAATTGTAGCAAGGGGAGCTTACAGAATATTGAAGTTAGCGAAGTAA
- a CDS encoding RteC domain-containing protein, giving the protein MNKFYTETLHKLETEINDLEIETDHSIQRIEAFIDIILKYLSEVKKYVLNRGFKNIGEEIHFFKYQKPTIVSKLIYYNTIYKIETKKPYGSKPIKKYLNDELRKLKRYFARLIPIRQSLLRQQFFGL; this is encoded by the coding sequence ATGAACAAATTTTATACAGAAACACTACACAAGCTGGAAACAGAAATCAACGATTTGGAGATTGAAACCGATCACTCTATACAACGGATAGAAGCCTTTATAGATATCATTCTAAAATACTTGTCGGAAGTAAAGAAATATGTTCTAAACAGAGGATTTAAGAATATTGGGGAAGAAATCCATTTTTTTAAATATCAAAAACCTACTATCGTTTCAAAACTAATTTATTATAATACCATTTATAAAATCGAAACAAAAAAGCCTTACGGTTCAAAACCTATTAAAAAATACCTTAATGATGAATTGAGAAAACTTAAAAGGTATTTTGCAAGGCTAATTCCCATTCGGCAGTCATTGCTACGTCAGCAATTTTTTGGTCTTTGA